One window of Pseudochaenichthys georgianus chromosome 18, fPseGeo1.2, whole genome shotgun sequence genomic DNA carries:
- the LOC117463836 gene encoding RNA-binding protein 4.1-like, whose translation MVKIFIGNLSPDTTSEELRSLFSQYGKIGECSIVKNYGFVHMDDKAEAEEAISNLHHYELNGQPMNVEMSRGKSRGSTKLHVGNIACTNQELRAKFEEFGSVLECDIVKNYAFVHMDRMEDALEVINHLDNTAFKGKLMSVKLSTSRLRTAPGMGDRSGCYRCGQEGHWSKECPLDQNGYHRNGSEPKSDGYDTSRFGGRAQNRGYPDYSGDPDYAGGYAPVHGYSRGSGHSSSSSMAGYGRGSGYESAMRYGPHPDYGISAVPEHSMARMYGSEAAYRSNGSVYGAVPPYPMRRSPYDERDPYGVVDYYERYRVNSYGGSYFEERRTVPLPAPSTPSTALMRERLPPSSLDPYECPPLPHPPAPVSAYYARDRSPIRRVPVEAGGYAYERSRLSPVPALPRSSTYDHLRDPGADRARYAY comes from the exons ATGGTGAAAATATTCATCGGGAATTTGTCACCAGACACAACATCGGAAGAACTTCGCTCTCTCTTCTCCCAATATGGCAAGATTGGAGAATGCAGTATTGTCAAGAACTACGGCTTTGTGCACATGGATGACAAAGCGGAGGCGGAAGAAGCCATCAGCAACCTCCACCATTATGAGCTAAATGGCCAGCCCATGAATGTAGAAATGAGCCGTGGCAAGTCAAGAGGATCCACTAAACTACATGTTGGCAACATTGCCTGTACCAACCAGGAGTTGAGGGCCAAGTTTGAAGAGTTTGGCTCTGTGTTAGAGTGtgacatagtaaaaaactatgCTTTTGTTCACATGGACCGGATGGAGGATGCCTTGGAAGTCATTAATCATTTAGACAACACAGCTTTTAAAG gcaaaCTGATGAGCGTGAAGCTTTCGACTAGCCGCCTGCGTACTGCGCCGGGAATGGGAGACAGATCGGGTTGTTATCGTTGCGGGCAGGAAGGCCACTGGTCCAAAGAATGCCCTCTAGACCAAAACGGATACCACAGAAACGGCTCAGAGCCAAAGTCTGATGGATACGATACTTCGAGATTTGGCGGGCGTGCTCAAAATCGGGGTTATCCAGACTACAGCGGCGATCCAGATTATGCTGGCGGCTATGCTCCTGTGCATGGTTATTCCCGGGGTTCtggtcacagcagcagcagcagcatggcaGGGTACGGAAGGGGTTCGGGCTACGAGAGTGCAATGAGATACGGGCCGCATCCAGATTATGGCATAAGCGCTGTTCCTGAACATAGCATGGCTCGGATGTATGGCAGTGAGGCGGCATACAGGAGCAACGGCTCGGTCTATGGCGCGGTACCACCCTACCCGATGCGGCGGTCGCCTTACGACGAAAGGGATCCGTACGGGGTTGTGGACTACTACGAGAGGTACAGGGTCAATTCTTATGGCGGCAGTTATTTCGAGGAACGTCGCACTGTCCCGTTGCCAGCTCCATCCACGCCTTCCACAGCGTTAATGCGGGAACGTCTTCCCCCCTCTAGCCTCGACCCATACGAGTGTCCTCCCCTCCCTCACCCACCAGCCCCAGTCTCCGCATACTACGCACGTGACCGGAGTCCGATTCGGAGAGTCCCTGTCGAGGCAGGTGGATATGCATATGAGCGTTCACgcctttctccggtccccgccCTACCAAGAAGTTCTACCTATGACCATCTGCGGGATCCCGGTGCCGATCGGGCACGATATGCATACTAA